In Pedobacter heparinus DSM 2366, the following are encoded in one genomic region:
- a CDS encoding alpha-L-fucosidase yields the protein MRTTNYFLTIVLFFACTLSIHAQTMDEMWDSSVSGKANPNLKWFKEAKFGMFIHWGLYAKLAGEWKGKRYYGSGEWIMSQARIPVAEYKEVAKTFNPIKFNADEWAQLAKDAGIKYMVITAKHHEGFSMFDTKVSDFDIVDATPYKKDPMKALAEATRKRGIQFGFYYSQFQDWYEPNGGKNSWDFDETKKDYQKYYREKAIPQLKELLGNYGPLGIVWFDTPGGMTKEQTLNFVNDLRVLQPKSLFSSRVGHGLGDYRDFGDSEVPDTPIKGAWESIYTHNDSWGYIKHDMNFKTPAEIIRLLANVASKGGNLMLNVGPDGEGNIPEYSVKFLKETGKWLDKNGESIYGSTYGLIPAQPWGVSTSKPGKQYLHVMRRPLDGKLLIPDFKGKVAKVYNLVSQQQLSWKNTGKDIWIDLPVFEADAANTVVVVEYSGKIDDYDLKVPITVSGQYPENIVGATYARLKGNAKIQSLTYSHYYGDWKHTVCVTDIKSNNDEADFAIRVTEPGVYKIALEYSCAPESAKQEGSMTVNGQEFLFRTLRTSDFDKKAPLPFIKHVIATTTFSKAADYQISIRPLQNGIELFKLKSVILEPVK from the coding sequence ATGCGAACGACTAATTATTTTCTTACAATTGTACTTTTTTTTGCCTGCACCCTTTCCATTCATGCGCAAACCATGGATGAAATGTGGGACAGCAGTGTATCCGGTAAAGCAAACCCCAATTTAAAATGGTTTAAGGAAGCAAAGTTTGGCATGTTTATCCACTGGGGGCTGTATGCAAAACTTGCCGGTGAGTGGAAAGGCAAACGCTATTATGGCAGTGGGGAGTGGATCATGAGCCAGGCCAGAATACCGGTTGCTGAGTACAAAGAAGTAGCCAAAACTTTTAATCCCATTAAGTTTAATGCGGATGAATGGGCGCAGCTGGCTAAAGATGCAGGGATCAAATACATGGTAATTACTGCCAAACACCATGAAGGCTTTTCTATGTTTGATACTAAGGTGAGCGATTTTGACATTGTGGATGCTACACCTTATAAAAAAGACCCGATGAAAGCCTTAGCCGAAGCTACCAGGAAAAGGGGCATTCAGTTTGGGTTTTACTATTCACAGTTCCAGGATTGGTATGAGCCAAATGGTGGAAAAAACAGCTGGGATTTTGACGAGACGAAAAAAGATTACCAGAAATATTACAGGGAAAAAGCCATACCCCAGTTAAAAGAGCTGCTTGGCAATTATGGTCCTTTGGGAATTGTATGGTTTGATACTCCCGGGGGCATGACCAAAGAACAGACCCTGAACTTTGTAAATGACTTAAGGGTATTGCAGCCAAAAAGCCTGTTTAGCAGTCGCGTTGGCCATGGTCTGGGCGATTACAGGGATTTTGGCGATTCGGAAGTGCCAGACACGCCGATAAAAGGGGCCTGGGAATCTATTTATACGCACAACGATTCATGGGGCTATATTAAACATGATATGAATTTTAAAACCCCTGCAGAAATTATCAGGCTGCTGGCCAATGTAGCTTCAAAAGGTGGTAACCTGATGCTGAACGTAGGGCCCGACGGGGAAGGCAATATTCCCGAATATTCGGTAAAGTTTTTAAAGGAAACGGGTAAATGGCTGGATAAAAACGGAGAAAGTATTTACGGCAGTACCTATGGCCTGATCCCGGCACAGCCCTGGGGGGTAAGTACCTCTAAACCGGGTAAGCAGTACTTACATGTCATGCGCAGGCCTTTGGATGGGAAACTGTTGATACCTGATTTTAAAGGTAAAGTTGCAAAAGTCTATAACCTCGTTAGCCAGCAACAACTGAGTTGGAAAAATACAGGTAAAGATATATGGATCGATTTGCCTGTTTTTGAGGCAGATGCTGCAAATACGGTGGTTGTGGTAGAATATTCGGGTAAAATTGACGATTATGACCTGAAGGTGCCCATTACGGTTTCCGGTCAGTACCCCGAAAATATAGTGGGGGCCACTTATGCCAGACTAAAGGGGAATGCGAAGATCCAGAGTTTAACCTATAGCCATTATTATGGCGACTGGAAGCATACCGTTTGCGTAACAGATATCAAAAGCAACAATGACGAAGCTGATTTTGCCATTCGTGTTACCGAACCCGGGGTTTATAAAATTGCGCTGGAATATTCCTGTGCACCCGAAAGTGCCAAACAGGAGGGTAGCATGACGGTAAATGGCCAGGAGTTTCTGTTCCGTACATTGAGGACCTCAGATTTTGATAAAAAAGCACCTTTGCCATTTATTAAACATGTGATAGCCACCACTACTTTCAGTAAAGCTGCTGATTACCAGATCAGCATCCGGCCTTTGCAAAATGGAATTGAGTTATTTAAGTTAAAATCAGTTATATTGGAACCTGTAAAATAA
- a CDS encoding putative toxin-antitoxin system toxin component, PIN family, which produces MLEARYFVFDTNALISAHLIPGSVSFKAFDLALKNGTIVSSVETWYEFSTRFIRPKFNSYLTIEKREFYILMLKNRTEFVDVKKQVTICKDPDDDKFLGLAVAADVACIVSGDKDLLILNPYENIPILTPVQFLTYFAELDDSFIVNEPNVYYGNMSNAAQF; this is translated from the coding sequence ATGTTAGAGGCTAGGTATTTTGTATTTGATACAAATGCATTGATTAGTGCACATCTGATTCCTGGATCTGTGAGTTTTAAAGCATTTGACCTGGCATTAAAAAATGGTACTATTGTAAGTTCTGTTGAAACGTGGTATGAATTCTCAACCCGTTTTATTCGTCCAAAGTTTAATAGCTACTTAACAATAGAAAAACGGGAGTTTTATATCCTAATGTTAAAAAACAGAACAGAGTTTGTTGACGTAAAAAAACAAGTTACGATTTGTAAGGATCCAGATGATGATAAATTTCTTGGTCTTGCTGTTGCTGCGGATGTTGCCTGTATCGTCTCCGGTGATAAGGATTTATTAATTTTGAATCCTTATGAGAACATTCCAATATTAACGCCGGTACAGTTTTTAACTTATTTTGCCGAGTTGGATGATTCATTTATTGTTAATGAGCCAAATGTATATTATGGAAATATGAGCAATGCTGCTCAATTTTAG
- a CDS encoding glycosyl hydrolase family 95 catalytic domain-containing protein gives MTTRSLLQLTVILLLCGSRPGNAQEIYAGRYKAVFTAAPQKVPTAKIPDGPLAGNGDIGLTLGGNPDNLCFYLGKNDFWRAYPVYPGGGIALPGWLELNISALKGADYYAEQVQDKAFIKGEFTKNDLKVIMDAWVSATANTVVASFTATKACTLKALLKATKGNTSVNTSGTTQGIHWVTRSFQNTPLLEWPCHVAMALKVLGAEQQNDGSITLKPNQKVTLVVTIYTNQDNPDWKQKAITTALATTQNTLVQLREQHEAWWKDFWGRSNVRIGDPFIEKYYYASQYLFGATSRGNKFAPGIWGPFVTRDSSAWGGDYHLNYNYQAPYWAAYSSNYIDQTDNFDQPLLDYMEKGKAHAKALLGMKGIYYPVGIGPKGLVTTRWPLTPDEMEKRYATRENTIDGGYKFLGQKINAVFSVGNMLMRFYSTYDRAYALKIYPYVLECANFWEDYLKFENGRYVIYNDHYGEVMPNLRNKGVWRNMLGDFNSTLSLGLVKMLFKGVVDLSTFLNADAGRLEKWQHIVKHLSDFTVAEVNGKLSLKSVEKSPSPWHSGINGLARVSIHGLILPGGVCGPETDSAFNQVLLNDVSRWKERMKAPGEWANTLGNGIETCFPAAVRVGYDADEILKQLKDRITVQSLPNLWITAEGGGTETLAAVPLTINEMLLQSYEQVIRIFPNWNKNKDASFDQLRAYGAFLVSSKQEKGEILFVKMRSEAGRTCTIRNPWPGKAVQLFRNGRKAEILTGKTFAFGTKAGEKLELQKAG, from the coding sequence ATGACCACCAGATCTCTGCTCCAGTTAACGGTAATCCTGCTGCTATGTGGAAGCAGGCCGGGCAATGCCCAGGAAATTTACGCCGGGCGATATAAAGCTGTTTTTACTGCAGCGCCCCAAAAGGTACCCACTGCCAAAATACCCGATGGGCCACTGGCAGGAAACGGAGATATTGGTTTAACCCTGGGGGGTAACCCGGATAATTTATGCTTTTACCTGGGCAAAAACGATTTCTGGCGTGCCTATCCGGTTTATCCTGGCGGGGGCATTGCCCTGCCGGGATGGTTGGAACTGAACATCAGCGCCCTTAAGGGTGCTGATTATTATGCAGAGCAGGTGCAGGACAAAGCTTTCATTAAAGGGGAATTTACCAAAAACGACCTCAAGGTTATTATGGACGCCTGGGTATCGGCTACTGCCAATACCGTTGTGGCCAGCTTTACGGCCACTAAGGCCTGTACGCTAAAAGCATTATTAAAGGCCACAAAAGGCAATACCTCGGTAAATACCTCTGGTACAACGCAGGGGATACACTGGGTAACCCGCTCTTTCCAGAATACGCCCTTGCTGGAATGGCCATGCCATGTGGCTATGGCCTTAAAAGTATTGGGTGCCGAACAGCAAAATGATGGGAGCATAACCTTAAAACCCAATCAAAAGGTAACATTGGTGGTTACGATATACACCAACCAGGATAATCCTGACTGGAAACAAAAGGCCATTACAACAGCCCTGGCAACTACCCAAAATACACTGGTACAGCTCAGAGAACAACACGAAGCCTGGTGGAAAGATTTCTGGGGGCGCTCAAATGTCCGCATTGGCGATCCATTTATAGAAAAATATTATTACGCCTCCCAATACCTCTTTGGGGCAACATCCCGCGGCAATAAATTTGCCCCGGGCATCTGGGGGCCCTTTGTTACCCGCGATTCTTCGGCCTGGGGTGGCGATTATCATTTAAACTACAATTACCAGGCGCCCTACTGGGCCGCCTATTCTTCCAATTATATAGACCAGACCGATAATTTTGACCAGCCCCTGCTGGATTATATGGAAAAAGGAAAAGCACATGCCAAAGCCTTGCTGGGCATGAAAGGCATTTATTATCCCGTAGGGATAGGCCCAAAAGGCCTGGTTACCACCCGGTGGCCACTTACGCCCGATGAAATGGAAAAACGCTATGCCACCCGCGAAAATACCATCGATGGCGGCTATAAATTCCTTGGACAAAAAATCAATGCTGTGTTTAGTGTGGGCAATATGCTGATGCGCTTTTACAGTACCTACGATAGGGCCTATGCCCTCAAAATTTATCCATATGTATTGGAATGTGCCAATTTCTGGGAAGATTACCTGAAATTTGAGAATGGCCGTTATGTGATCTATAATGACCATTATGGCGAGGTGATGCCCAACCTGCGCAACAAAGGGGTTTGGCGCAATATGCTGGGCGATTTTAACTCGACATTGTCCCTTGGCCTTGTAAAAATGCTGTTTAAAGGGGTTGTCGACCTCAGTACTTTTTTAAATGCTGATGCCGGCAGGTTAGAAAAATGGCAGCACATTGTAAAGCACCTTAGTGATTTTACAGTGGCTGAAGTAAACGGGAAACTGAGTTTAAAGAGTGTAGAAAAAAGCCCTTCGCCTTGGCACAGTGGCATCAATGGCCTGGCCAGGGTTTCTATCCATGGCCTCATCCTTCCCGGAGGGGTTTGCGGCCCTGAAACCGATTCGGCCTTTAACCAGGTTTTATTAAATGATGTAAGCCGCTGGAAAGAAAGGATGAAAGCTCCGGGCGAATGGGCCAATACCCTGGGCAATGGCATAGAAACCTGTTTTCCAGCCGCAGTAAGGGTGGGTTATGATGCGGATGAAATATTAAAGCAGTTAAAGGATCGGATTACTGTGCAGTCGCTACCCAATCTCTGGATCACTGCTGAAGGCGGTGGTACAGAAACCCTGGCCGCAGTGCCCCTTACTATAAATGAAATGCTGCTGCAAAGCTATGAGCAGGTGATCCGCATTTTTCCGAACTGGAACAAGAATAAAGATGCCAGTTTCGACCAGTTGCGTGCTTATGGTGCGTTTTTAGTGAGCAGTAAGCAGGAAAAAGGAGAAATACTGTTCGTGAAAATGCGGAGTGAAGCCGGTCGTACTTGTACCATCCGCAACCCATGGCCAGGCAAGGCCGTTCAATTGTTCCGTAACGGCCGGAAGGCAGAAATACTTACCGGTAAAACTTTTGCTTTTGGTACCAAAGCAGGGGAGAAACTGGAGTTGCAGAAAGCCGGATAA